The following proteins are encoded in a genomic region of Amyelois transitella isolate CPQ chromosome 14, ilAmyTran1.1, whole genome shotgun sequence:
- the LOC106132391 gene encoding T-cell activation inhibitor, mitochondrial translates to MYSRLSLCSCTGASGIFCRYLSSAEISTALRPFYFSVHPDLFGKYPEQRKVNENSLQQLSALLEAQQASRRLAVPPLSFYLRQKDMPEGEFKLVKIQLNGHNARDTVVKVLNACDMSTNYIDKIPRIKKEPDLSFSKAAADFNKAYQEFSENFNNATRIKRKVEERKAYIDNIVNWITDNSVSAREKYKSTSATRDQVQSLIDHLVNTYGIKQVKYDNGWNISHIRGALQSLVSLACQHTSVMSNLEGRNLALGAFTGVSLDGDVYLNIIDVRNEWLSLIKKVSQEDSALASIPNYEETLSGILRDIHIRRRKFMPKVSASQYCNHLRQLITSIGDYYGRGYKFPDSVPESLSKYEIVVEPEAGPLMVSPTGQFITPSSCPAGELIAFIGKHIDQATMLMTEYSINKHIEKALYNEVKERFGLLELHKDDSITPGLMILCCQRLLTRIDKLHSKLQGNILYITHYYSVLSDGVMCIPWNFK, encoded by the exons atgtACTCCAGATTAAG TTTATGTAGCTGTACCGGTGCCTCTGGTATATTCTGCAGATATTTGAGCTCTGCAGAAATCTCTACAGCTCTGCGACCGTTCTACTTCAGCGTACATCCTGACCTTTTCGGAAAATATCCAGaacaaaga AAAGTTAATGAGAATTCATTGCAGCAATTGAGTGCTCTGCTGGAGGCACAACAAGCCAGCCGCAGATTAGCTGTACCTCCTTTATCTTTCTATCTAAGGCAGAAAGATATGCCTGAAg GTGAATTCAAATTGGTGAAAATACAGTTAAATGGACACAATGCCCGGGACACTGTAGTCAAAGTATTAAATGCATGTGATATGTCAACAAATTATATAGACAAAATACcaagaattaaaaaagaacccGATTTAAG TTTCAGCAAAGCAGCCGCAGACTTTAATAAGGCATACCAAGAATTTTCTGAAAACTTTAATAATGCCACTCGAATCAAGAGAAAAGTTGAAGAAAGGAAGGCTTATATTGATAATATTgt GAACTGGATTACTGATAACAGTGTTTCGGCAAGAGAAAAGTATAAATCGACAAGTGCAACGAGAGATCAAGTGCAGAGTTTGATAGACCACCTAGTCAATACTTATGGTATTAAACAA GTCAAATATGATAACGGATGGAACATAAGTCATATCAGAGGGGCGCTGCAAAGCCTCGTGTCGTTAGCCTGTCAGCACACGAGTGTAATGTCTAATTTGGAAG GCCGAAATCTAGCACTGGGAGCATTCACAGGGGTCAGTTTAGATGGCGATGTATATCTTAATATAATTGATGTCAGAAACGAATGGCTATCT ctAATAAAGAAAGTAAGCCAAGAAGACAGTGCACTTGCTTCAATACCTAATTATGAAGAAACCTTATCCGGTATTCTCagagatatacatatacgtaGAAG AAAATTTATGCCGAAAGTGTCGGCCTCCCAATACTGCAATCATCTGAGACAACTAATTACGTCTATCGGAGATTATTACGGGCGCGGATACAAGTTTCCGGACTCGGTGCCAGAATCACTCagtaaatatgaaattgttgTCGAACC CGAAGCAGGCCCCCTAATGGTGTCACCGACCGGTCAGTTTATAACACCTTCGTCGTGTCCTGCAGGAGAGCTCATAGCGTTCATCGGCAAGCACATAGACCAGGCCACAATGCTCATGACGGAATACAGCAT aaataaacataTCGAGAAAGCCCTTTATAATGAAGTGAAGGAAAGATTCGGTCTCCTCGAGTTGCATAAAGATGACAGCATCACGCCGGGGCTCATGATACTGTGTTGCCAGAGATTACTCACGAGAATCGATAAACTGCATTCA AAATTACAAGGGAATATCCTGTACATCACTCACTATTATTCAGTTTTATCTGATGGTGTGATGTGTATACCCTGGAATTTTAAGTag
- the LOC106132390 gene encoding kinesin-like protein costa isoform X2 — MCLFFFKYYKIVIKEIQIIGFECIHSECDQGIVPRFLTEIFHKLNQMPEREFILHITWMQVVNNNIFDVLGAGLVRCCNLEEAFQYLQLGWRQRCHGNNHTVFTVSMEQKWVGTNGVLNHRMSTASFCDLAAYPDPGLFALENIIKELLSGNPPKQINYDQCILTAMLRDSFGGRAFTWVIGCISTEPEVYQDTLKILNLCLCCRGIKNFVTVNLFADNNTPVYTEKSLIQPTDNNFNLQFATAQWIKLVSNAEGLFNRILQSKSISEADINQVSEWLFLKAECDECLNGDVATDNKDVSSKQGLPRIAEDTEPSEPSESDVESDSEEDSNSDTVFQDKLEKFMDYFREKNDQLFAERCEEYLNHIDSDDVTLSEISGSQSLPVMTSQSNSGRRRTIQPGESLSGAELELLRKVAAKAISPESQKIILESHKKDVDPEPKLIERELLKMIDSPKMDEICKKYKVTKEKYTQKQILARKLTKEISSSQSQLKELINLCIAKERLIHDMTKSASHNTHNKYLDKVENSFDHDILKEIRRHETNLKTYKKQIEQIKRQIRKDEKRKNTLDIELVKDKLKLDELSESSVDLKNVKTNTLKHFTNRITQLDSILKEKTNDLESLELSKEKELMLRKEIKNLRKTRECLHEQRCSLGHKRKIYKSLSDSEERKLLECEEAIEAIDTAIEYKNNLICGRSPSASLSDSQDNRDSRTRGEQMLMARLDKLSHEEMKTLLYKYFQKVVDLRGACAALEAGAAAASEEAAAWRARAAAAWRHAQRARHHTQTARHFQSVHKYLDNGNPERMLSLGLTSDSETDVAMRLVDRMKQLARCPSVPVIPSQNLRQLMPATNLPVAKVTKERNKLVIVQQNKKH, encoded by the exons atgtgtttatttttttttaaatattataaaattgtaattaaagaaattcaaataatag gATTTGAGTGTATACACAGTGAATGTGATCAAGGTATTGTGCCAAGATTTCTCACAGAAATATTTCACAAACTAAACCAGATGCCGGAAAGAGAGTTCATACTTCACATCACATGGATGCAAGTTGTCAATAACAACATATTTGATGTTCTCGGAGCTGGTTTGGTTCGGTGTTGTAATTTAGAAGAGGCTTTCCAATATCTGCAGTTAGGTTGGAGACAAAGATGCCATGGTAATAACCATACAGTATTTACTGTTAGTATGGAACAGAAATGGGTTGGCACAAATGGAGTTCTAAACCACAGGATGTCAACAGCCAGTTTTTGTGATTTAGCTGCATATCCAGATCCAGGACTCTTTGCTCTGGAGAATATTATCAAGGAACTTTTATCAGGTAATCCACCCAAGCAAATAAACTATGACCAGTGCATATTAACTGCGATGCTTCGAGACTCATTTGGTGGGCGAGCATTCACATGGGTTATTGGCTGCATAAGTACAGAACCTGAAGTCTATCAAGacacattgaaaatattgaatttgtgTCTATGCTGTAGAGGCATAAAGAACTTTGTCACAGTAAACCTGTTTGCAGATAATAACACTCCTGTCTACACAGAAAAATCTCTGATTCAACCCACAGataacaatttcaatttacaatttgCTACAGCACAATGGATTAAGCTTGTTTCAAATGCTGAAGGTCTTTTCAATAGAATTTTGCAATCAAAATCGATAAGTGAAGCTGACATAAATCAAGTTAGTGAGTGGCTTTTCTTAAAGGCGGAATGTGATGAATGTTTAAATGGTGATGTTGCAACTGACAATAAAGATGTCAGTTCAAAACAAGGCCTGCCAAGAATAGCTGAAGATACAGAACCAAGTGAACCCAGTGAGTCAGACGTCGAGTCAGATTCAGAGGAAGACAGTAATTCTGATACAGTTTTCCAAGATAAACTGGAGAAATTTATGGATTACTTCAGAGAAAAAAATGATCAGTTATTTGCAGAGAGGTGTGAAGAGTATCTAAATCATATTGATTCTGATGATGTCACACTGTCAGAAATAAGTGGGTCTCAGTCTTTGCCAGTCATGACCTCACAGTCAAACTCTGGTCGTAGGAGGACCATTCAGCCTGGAGAAAGTCTTTCTGGAGCAGAGTTGGAATTACTCAGAAAAGTAGCTGCAAAAGCTATCTCTCCTGAATctcagaaaataattttggaaTCTCACAAAAAAGATGTTGATCCAGAGCCTAAACTGATCGAAAGAGAATTGTTGAAAATGATTGATTCACCTAAAATGGATGAAATATGCAAAAAGTACAAAGTCACCAAGGAAAAATATactcaaaaacaaattttagcAAGAAAACTGACAAAAGAAATAAGCAGCAGCCAATCACAGCTCAAAGAACTGATAAATCTCTGCATAGCTAAAGAAAGATTGATCCATGACATGACAAAATCTGCAAGTCATAATACTCACAACAAATATTTAGATAAGGTAGAAAATAGTTTTGATCATGATATTCTTAAAGAAATAAGGAGACATGAGACAAATCTCAAAACATATAAGAAGCAGATAGAACAAATAAAGAGACAGATTCGGAAAGATGAGAAACGAAAAAATACACTAGATATAGAGCTTGTTAAGGATAAATTGAAACTTGATGAGCTCTCAGAAAGCTCAGTtgacttaaaaaatgttaaaacaaataCTCTGAAACATTTTACAAATAGAATAACACAATTGGATAGTATTTTGAAAGAGAAGACCAATGATTTAGAAAGCTTAGAGTTATCAAAAGAGAAAGAGTTAATGTTAAGGaaggaaattaaaaatctaagGAAAACTAGGGAATGCTTACATGAACAAAGATGTAGTCTTGGACATAAGAGGAAAATTTACAAATCTTTGTCAGATTCTGAg GAAAGAAAGTTACTTGAATGTGAAGAGGCTATAGAAGCAATAGACACGGCAATAGAGTATAAGAATAATCTCATTTGTGGAAGGTCTCCATCTGCTTCGTTGTCAGACTCACAAGACAACAGGGACTCGAGAACTCGAGGGGAGCAAATGTTGATGGCCAGACTTGACAAATTATCACATGAAGAAATGAAAACTCTGCTTTATAAATACTTCCAAAAG GTGGTAGATCTCCGTGGCGCCTGCGCAGCGTTGGAAGCTGGCGCCGCGGCGGCCAGCGAGGAGGCGGCCGCGTGGCGCGCGCGGGCCGCCGCTGCTTGGAGACATGCGCAGAGGGCGAGGCATCACACCCAAACCGCTAG ACACTTCCAGTCGGTGCACAAGTACTTAGATAACGGTAACCCAGAGCGCATGCTGTCTCTCGGGTTGACCTCAGATTCAGAAACCGACGTCGCGATGCGATTGGTCGACCGCATGAAGCAGCTAGCTCGCTGTCCGTCG gtgcCCGTAATACCTAGTCAAAATTTACGGCAGCTAATGCCAGCCACGAACCTGCCCGTCGCAAAAGTCACAAAGGAAAGGAACAAGTTGGTGATAGTACAACAGAACAAAAAACACTGA
- the LOC106132390 gene encoding kinesin-like protein costa isoform X1: protein MDIPVQIAVRLKPPSLADSTQCIFSNPVTQIVITESGQTFHVNRALPVDCTQSHLFNSFMIPQINCFLDGCDTSVVVLGQEKTGKTYTLFGPGFECIHSECDQGIVPRFLTEIFHKLNQMPEREFILHITWMQVVNNNIFDVLGAGLVRCCNLEEAFQYLQLGWRQRCHGNNHTVFTVSMEQKWVGTNGVLNHRMSTASFCDLAAYPDPGLFALENIIKELLSGNPPKQINYDQCILTAMLRDSFGGRAFTWVIGCISTEPEVYQDTLKILNLCLCCRGIKNFVTVNLFADNNTPVYTEKSLIQPTDNNFNLQFATAQWIKLVSNAEGLFNRILQSKSISEADINQVSEWLFLKAECDECLNGDVATDNKDVSSKQGLPRIAEDTEPSEPSESDVESDSEEDSNSDTVFQDKLEKFMDYFREKNDQLFAERCEEYLNHIDSDDVTLSEISGSQSLPVMTSQSNSGRRRTIQPGESLSGAELELLRKVAAKAISPESQKIILESHKKDVDPEPKLIERELLKMIDSPKMDEICKKYKVTKEKYTQKQILARKLTKEISSSQSQLKELINLCIAKERLIHDMTKSASHNTHNKYLDKVENSFDHDILKEIRRHETNLKTYKKQIEQIKRQIRKDEKRKNTLDIELVKDKLKLDELSESSVDLKNVKTNTLKHFTNRITQLDSILKEKTNDLESLELSKEKELMLRKEIKNLRKTRECLHEQRCSLGHKRKIYKSLSDSEERKLLECEEAIEAIDTAIEYKNNLICGRSPSASLSDSQDNRDSRTRGEQMLMARLDKLSHEEMKTLLYKYFQKVVDLRGACAALEAGAAAASEEAAAWRARAAAAWRHAQRARHHTQTARHFQSVHKYLDNGNPERMLSLGLTSDSETDVAMRLVDRMKQLARCPSVPVIPSQNLRQLMPATNLPVAKVTKERNKLVIVQQNKKH from the exons ATGGATATTCCAGTGCAAATTGCGGTGAGGCTGAAACCACCAAGCCTCGCAGATTCTACACAATGTATTTTCAGCAATCCAGTGACTCAGATAGTGATAACTGAGAGTGGCCAAACCTTTCACGTAAATAGAGCTTTGCCAGTGGATTGCACTCAATCGCACTTGTTCAACTCATTTATGATAccacaaataaattgttttctcGACGGCTGTGATACATCTGTTGTTGTACTTGGACAAGAAAAGACAGGAAAAACTTATACATTGTTTGGTCCAG gATTTGAGTGTATACACAGTGAATGTGATCAAGGTATTGTGCCAAGATTTCTCACAGAAATATTTCACAAACTAAACCAGATGCCGGAAAGAGAGTTCATACTTCACATCACATGGATGCAAGTTGTCAATAACAACATATTTGATGTTCTCGGAGCTGGTTTGGTTCGGTGTTGTAATTTAGAAGAGGCTTTCCAATATCTGCAGTTAGGTTGGAGACAAAGATGCCATGGTAATAACCATACAGTATTTACTGTTAGTATGGAACAGAAATGGGTTGGCACAAATGGAGTTCTAAACCACAGGATGTCAACAGCCAGTTTTTGTGATTTAGCTGCATATCCAGATCCAGGACTCTTTGCTCTGGAGAATATTATCAAGGAACTTTTATCAGGTAATCCACCCAAGCAAATAAACTATGACCAGTGCATATTAACTGCGATGCTTCGAGACTCATTTGGTGGGCGAGCATTCACATGGGTTATTGGCTGCATAAGTACAGAACCTGAAGTCTATCAAGacacattgaaaatattgaatttgtgTCTATGCTGTAGAGGCATAAAGAACTTTGTCACAGTAAACCTGTTTGCAGATAATAACACTCCTGTCTACACAGAAAAATCTCTGATTCAACCCACAGataacaatttcaatttacaatttgCTACAGCACAATGGATTAAGCTTGTTTCAAATGCTGAAGGTCTTTTCAATAGAATTTTGCAATCAAAATCGATAAGTGAAGCTGACATAAATCAAGTTAGTGAGTGGCTTTTCTTAAAGGCGGAATGTGATGAATGTTTAAATGGTGATGTTGCAACTGACAATAAAGATGTCAGTTCAAAACAAGGCCTGCCAAGAATAGCTGAAGATACAGAACCAAGTGAACCCAGTGAGTCAGACGTCGAGTCAGATTCAGAGGAAGACAGTAATTCTGATACAGTTTTCCAAGATAAACTGGAGAAATTTATGGATTACTTCAGAGAAAAAAATGATCAGTTATTTGCAGAGAGGTGTGAAGAGTATCTAAATCATATTGATTCTGATGATGTCACACTGTCAGAAATAAGTGGGTCTCAGTCTTTGCCAGTCATGACCTCACAGTCAAACTCTGGTCGTAGGAGGACCATTCAGCCTGGAGAAAGTCTTTCTGGAGCAGAGTTGGAATTACTCAGAAAAGTAGCTGCAAAAGCTATCTCTCCTGAATctcagaaaataattttggaaTCTCACAAAAAAGATGTTGATCCAGAGCCTAAACTGATCGAAAGAGAATTGTTGAAAATGATTGATTCACCTAAAATGGATGAAATATGCAAAAAGTACAAAGTCACCAAGGAAAAATATactcaaaaacaaattttagcAAGAAAACTGACAAAAGAAATAAGCAGCAGCCAATCACAGCTCAAAGAACTGATAAATCTCTGCATAGCTAAAGAAAGATTGATCCATGACATGACAAAATCTGCAAGTCATAATACTCACAACAAATATTTAGATAAGGTAGAAAATAGTTTTGATCATGATATTCTTAAAGAAATAAGGAGACATGAGACAAATCTCAAAACATATAAGAAGCAGATAGAACAAATAAAGAGACAGATTCGGAAAGATGAGAAACGAAAAAATACACTAGATATAGAGCTTGTTAAGGATAAATTGAAACTTGATGAGCTCTCAGAAAGCTCAGTtgacttaaaaaatgttaaaacaaataCTCTGAAACATTTTACAAATAGAATAACACAATTGGATAGTATTTTGAAAGAGAAGACCAATGATTTAGAAAGCTTAGAGTTATCAAAAGAGAAAGAGTTAATGTTAAGGaaggaaattaaaaatctaagGAAAACTAGGGAATGCTTACATGAACAAAGATGTAGTCTTGGACATAAGAGGAAAATTTACAAATCTTTGTCAGATTCTGAg GAAAGAAAGTTACTTGAATGTGAAGAGGCTATAGAAGCAATAGACACGGCAATAGAGTATAAGAATAATCTCATTTGTGGAAGGTCTCCATCTGCTTCGTTGTCAGACTCACAAGACAACAGGGACTCGAGAACTCGAGGGGAGCAAATGTTGATGGCCAGACTTGACAAATTATCACATGAAGAAATGAAAACTCTGCTTTATAAATACTTCCAAAAG GTGGTAGATCTCCGTGGCGCCTGCGCAGCGTTGGAAGCTGGCGCCGCGGCGGCCAGCGAGGAGGCGGCCGCGTGGCGCGCGCGGGCCGCCGCTGCTTGGAGACATGCGCAGAGGGCGAGGCATCACACCCAAACCGCTAG ACACTTCCAGTCGGTGCACAAGTACTTAGATAACGGTAACCCAGAGCGCATGCTGTCTCTCGGGTTGACCTCAGATTCAGAAACCGACGTCGCGATGCGATTGGTCGACCGCATGAAGCAGCTAGCTCGCTGTCCGTCG gtgcCCGTAATACCTAGTCAAAATTTACGGCAGCTAATGCCAGCCACGAACCTGCCCGTCGCAAAAGTCACAAAGGAAAGGAACAAGTTGGTGATAGTACAACAGAACAAAAAACACTGA
- the LOC106132427 gene encoding large ribosomal subunit protein uL6, producing the protein MKQIVANQRVKIPDGLTVHVKSRLVTVKGPRGVLKRNFKHLAVDIRMEGPRALKVEKWFGSKKELAAVRTVCSHVENMIKGVTKGFQYKMRAVYAHFPINCVTTEGNTLIEIRNFLGEKYIRRVKMAPGVTVVNSPKQKDELIIEGNSLEDVSSSAALIQQSTTVKNKDIRKFLDGLYVSEKTTVVQDEI; encoded by the exons ATGAAGCAAATCGTCGCTAATCAAAGGGTGAAAATCCCCGATGGATTGACGGTTCACGTGAAGTCACGGCTTGTAACTGTGAAAGGTCCTCGCGGAGTTTTGAAGAGGAATTTCAAACATTTGGCGGTAGACATTCGCATGGAAGGTCCAAGAGCACTTAAAGTGGAAAAATGGTTCGGTTCCAAAAAAGAGCTTGCGGCAGTAAGGACTGTATGCTCCCACGTAGAAAACATGATCAAAG GTGTAACAAAAGGTTTCCAGTACAAGATGCGAGCTGTATATGCCCATTTCCCCATCAATTGTGTCACCACTGAAGGAAATACACTAATTGAAATTCGTAATTTCCTTGGTGAGAAGTACATCAGGAGGGTCAAGATGGCACCAGGTGTCACTGTTGTGAACTCTCCAAAACAGAAGGATGAACTGATCATCGAAGGCAACTCTCTCGAGGATGTCTCTAGCTCAGCAGCCCTCATCCAACAGTCAACAACTGTGAAAAACAAAGATATCAGAAAGTTCTTAGACGGGCTCTATGTTTCTGAGAAAACTACTGTTGTGCAGGATGAGATATAA